One Obesumbacterium proteus DNA window includes the following coding sequences:
- the tgt gene encoding tRNA guanosine(34) transglycosylase Tgt, producing MKYELDTTDGRARRGRLIFERGVVETPAFMPVGTYGTVKGMTPEEVKETGAQILLGNTFHLWLRPGQEIMKLHGDLHDFMQWKGPILTDSGGFQVFSLGKMRKIKEEGVHFRHPINGSPIFLSPEKSMEIQYDLGSDIVMIFDECTPYPADWDYAKSSMEMSLRWAKRSRQRFDELGNKNSLFGIIQGGVYEDLRDVSLKGLVDIGFDGYAVGGLAVGEPKEDMHRILEHVCPQIPEDKPRYLMGVGKPEDLVEGVRRGIDMFDCVMPTRNARNGHLFVTNGIVKIRNAQYKDDVTTLDAECDCYTCRNYSRAYLHHLDRCNEILGARLNTIHNLRYYQRLMAGLRQAIEDGKLDEFVADFYGRQGKPVPPVGAK from the coding sequence GTGAAGTACGAATTAGATACTACAGATGGCCGCGCTCGTCGTGGTCGTTTGATTTTTGAACGCGGTGTGGTTGAAACGCCTGCGTTCATGCCTGTTGGGACCTACGGTACCGTTAAAGGCATGACGCCAGAAGAAGTGAAAGAAACTGGCGCACAAATTCTGCTGGGTAATACTTTCCACCTGTGGCTGCGCCCAGGTCAGGAAATTATGAAACTACACGGCGATTTGCATGATTTCATGCAGTGGAAAGGACCTATCCTGACCGATTCCGGTGGTTTTCAGGTATTCAGCCTAGGCAAAATGCGTAAAATCAAAGAGGAAGGCGTTCACTTCCGTCACCCGATCAACGGTTCACCGATTTTCTTAAGTCCTGAAAAATCGATGGAAATTCAGTACGATCTGGGTTCTGATATCGTCATGATCTTTGATGAGTGTACGCCGTATCCTGCTGATTGGGACTACGCCAAGAGCTCAATGGAGATGTCTCTGCGCTGGGCAAAACGTAGCCGCCAGCGCTTTGACGAACTGGGTAATAAAAACTCCCTGTTCGGGATTATTCAGGGCGGTGTTTACGAAGATTTACGAGATGTATCACTAAAAGGGCTGGTAGATATCGGCTTTGATGGTTACGCTGTGGGCGGCTTGGCCGTGGGCGAGCCAAAGGAAGACATGCATCGTATTCTGGAACATGTTTGTCCACAAATTCCGGAAGATAAGCCTCGCTACCTGATGGGCGTAGGTAAACCGGAAGATTTGGTTGAAGGTGTGCGCCGTGGAATCGATATGTTCGACTGCGTGATGCCAACCCGAAATGCGCGTAATGGTCATTTGTTTGTGACCAACGGTATTGTAAAAATCCGTAACGCTCAATATAAAGATGACGTCACAACGCTGGATGCAGAGTGTGATTGCTACACCTGTCGCAACTATAGCCGTGCTTATTTGCATCATCTTGATCGTTGTAATGAAATTCTGGGTGCTCGCTTAAACACGATCCACAACTTGCGCTATTATCAGCGTTTGATGGCCGGTTTACGTCAGGCCATTGAAGACGGTAAATTAGACGAGTTCGTGGCTGATTTTTATGGCCGACAGGGTAAGCCTGTTCCGCCAGTGGGCGCCAAGTAA
- a CDS encoding S24 family peptidase has product MGFPSPAADYTDKPISLDELFIKTPHATYFMKCPDYCPSAGVLKDALLVIDSSKRPVHGSVVVAALCGEFVLRRLLTMPVPCLAKLENYDDVTFADEETGFEIFGVVTHVVNDMSMSEFDDNPCM; this is encoded by the coding sequence ATGGGCTTCCCATCCCCAGCAGCAGACTACACAGACAAACCGATAAGCCTTGATGAGCTATTCATTAAAACACCGCATGCAACATACTTCATGAAGTGCCCTGACTACTGTCCAAGTGCCGGCGTGCTCAAAGACGCGCTACTGGTCATCGACAGTTCGAAGAGACCTGTCCACGGAAGCGTAGTAGTTGCCGCACTATGCGGCGAGTTCGTCTTGCGTCGATTGCTGACTATGCCAGTACCGTGTTTGGCCAAGTTGGAAAATTATGATGATGTGACGTTCGCTGATGAAGAAACAGGATTTGAGATATTCGGAGTGGTGACACATGTCGTCAATGACATGTCGATGAGCGAGTTTGATGACAACCCGTGTATGTGA
- a CDS encoding helix-turn-helix transcriptional regulator, with product MPAEIKVYLEDANQAYSSGVWCLLEEIFTEHMGMLLKRIDGVSATVALRDADIYVTPFSAGIDRICAYMFSHHKKNFLLIGISIGQNLPIVENLFPCLQGSVFIRRTDSVEQVRHKVSQAWTMSNEKKEEKCRSCRRLLLTAGEKRVIYYLDKGFSVSQIGNILGIGMKMASQRKRKVMRRYNLHSDVELWNFLNKWREYLIPSE from the coding sequence GTGCCAGCAGAGATTAAAGTATACCTTGAGGATGCTAATCAAGCCTATAGCTCCGGTGTGTGGTGCCTATTAGAGGAAATCTTCACTGAACATATGGGGATGCTTCTGAAACGGATTGATGGAGTTTCAGCAACAGTTGCATTACGTGATGCAGATATCTATGTAACACCATTCAGTGCAGGAATAGACCGAATTTGCGCTTATATGTTTAGTCATCATAAAAAAAATTTCCTTCTTATTGGTATTAGCATCGGACAAAATTTGCCAATTGTTGAGAACCTATTCCCCTGTTTGCAAGGAAGCGTTTTTATCCGAAGAACTGACTCTGTTGAGCAAGTTCGTCATAAGGTGTCTCAAGCTTGGACTATGTCAAACGAAAAAAAAGAAGAAAAATGCCGTTCATGCCGTCGCTTATTATTAACAGCAGGTGAAAAACGTGTAATCTATTATTTAGATAAAGGTTTTAGCGTGTCTCAAATTGGTAATATTCTAGGGATAGGAATGAAAATGGCAAGCCAAAGAAAACGGAAAGTTATGAGGAGGTATAATTTGCACTCAGATGTAGAACTGTGGAATTTTCTTAACAAATGGCGAGAGTATTTAATTCCTTCTGAATAA
- a CDS encoding pyocin knob domain-containing protein, which produces MSLYETGTITGVLNSTTITGTGTKWSDAKIGITNGSVLFASSNAGVDGVYQIKRVISDTSIELAQPIYKTFTNSKYSILVAESASTAAWSNQLAATLGYYQAQMDGWQQIMTGTGDIALTAPDGTKVTIKSFTALDNNKADKSSLGTAATKNTQTATNDGNTNNIMMVGGFGVGAQNPIALPQDISASNTNYPNGFYAALTQWVGSPAGISGQAVGVINLGMHQSASTTWRSQIATSYSSQGRMFFRVTSEGSWNTWRELWHSANTTVDSSGFIKRASPIINIYHDGTFGTNEESEGAQVVRESVGVYRVSHILGLNSDKAWGGVDGGFETPKDRNGQRLLWLDYEVDADGSILVKTYHRTYPEAPAFARNIKDGYEESDPIDIPSDQFLSVRVEMPQDSIWNLAQKAAQEEMEQEKTTEE; this is translated from the coding sequence ATGTCTTTATATGAAACAGGAACAATCACCGGCGTTTTAAATTCTACAACTATTACCGGCACCGGCACAAAGTGGAGCGATGCGAAGATCGGCATTACGAATGGCTCCGTGCTGTTTGCATCGTCTAATGCAGGGGTTGATGGCGTCTATCAAATTAAGCGTGTCATTAGCGATACGTCGATAGAGTTGGCCCAGCCAATCTATAAAACTTTCACTAATTCCAAATATTCGATCTTGGTGGCAGAGTCCGCCAGTACAGCGGCATGGTCTAATCAACTCGCGGCCACGCTTGGATACTATCAAGCACAAATGGACGGCTGGCAGCAGATTATGACTGGCACAGGCGATATTGCACTTACTGCGCCAGATGGCACGAAAGTCACGATTAAAAGTTTTACCGCACTTGATAATAATAAAGCAGATAAATCATCACTCGGCACCGCGGCTACCAAAAACACTCAAACCGCTACTAATGATGGCAATACGAATAATATCATGATGGTGGGCGGCTTTGGCGTTGGAGCGCAAAACCCAATAGCACTACCTCAGGATATTAGTGCAAGTAATACAAACTACCCCAACGGATTCTATGCAGCGCTCACACAGTGGGTGGGATCTCCCGCTGGGATTTCGGGTCAGGCTGTTGGTGTTATTAATTTAGGCATGCACCAGAGTGCGTCAACAACATGGCGTAGCCAGATAGCAACATCATACTCATCCCAAGGAAGGATGTTCTTCCGTGTGACGTCAGAGGGTAGTTGGAATACATGGCGTGAGTTATGGCATAGCGCAAATACAACGGTTGATTCGAGTGGATTTATCAAACGAGCCTCACCAATCATTAATATTTACCACGATGGTACATTCGGAACTAACGAGGAATCTGAAGGCGCGCAAGTTGTGCGTGAAAGTGTTGGTGTCTATAGGGTAAGTCACATCCTTGGACTGAATTCAGATAAAGCCTGGGGTGGCGTGGATGGTGGTTTTGAAACCCCCAAAGATCGCAATGGTCAGCGTTTGCTTTGGCTTGATTATGAAGTCGATGCTGATGGTTCTATTTTGGTAAAAACTTACCACCGCACCTATCCAGAAGCTCCAGCATTTGCCAGAAATATCAAAGACGGATATGAAGAAAGCGATCCAATTGATATACCGTCTGACCAATTCCTTTCCGTTCGTGTAGAAATGCCACAGGATTCAATCTGGAATCTGGCACAAAAGGCAGCACAAGAAGAAATGGAGCAAGAGAAAACGACAGAAGAGTAG
- a CDS encoding TipJ family phage tail tip protein — protein MQLIQGNKGGGGSGRQPSESPDSLQSVARAKILLALAEGELGGTLDGKHIYLDGTPIINADGSNNFPGVTWEYRPGTQAQTYIKGIPSVENEITINTELKQSQPWIRAINNTQLSAVRIRLGFPALQQQKDNGDLIGYRVEYEIDLATDGGAYETVLKTAVDGKTTTLYERSHRINLPAANTGWQVRIRRLTADSTSAKIASKSTIEAIAEVIDAKLRYPNTALLFVEFDSKLFANIPKISCRPDGRLIRVPTNYDPKMRTYSGSWDGTFKFAVSNNPAWVLFDLIIEKRFGLGRRLTIEQVDKWELYRIAQYCDQMVPDGRGGDGVEPRHMCDVYIQSQADAFTVLRDVAGIFRGMTSWMNNQLSVIADMPRDVFRNFTHANIVGKINYVGGSQRNRVTQALISWSNPVTNYQDEIEAVSDMALMRRYSVNQIELSAIGCTRQSEARRSGLWAILTNSKDGAASFTTGLEGQLPMPGYIIGLPDQRRSGRVYSGRISSVNGRNIKLDRKPDAKAGDRLQINLPSGSLQARTITAINDAVVTVSIAYTETPEPEAIWGIEADDLAIQLYRVISIEDNNDNTFNISCIEHDPDKYARIDTGAKIDERPITVIPPGVQAPPANIQITSHSVINQGIAITTLHASWDATANAVAYEAEWRKDNGNWISMPRSSVTSFDVAGIYAGRYLVRVRAINASDISSAWATSLETQLNGKEGKPPLPVGFKADPLVFGIQLSWNFPDGAEDTLKTEIQYNDKNTEDGAMLLSDIPYPQRSFQQMGLKAGQSFFYRARLVDKTGNQGDWIEWVLGESSTDVDWIADEVKKGIEESDAFKEIDKNLVDSNAQLQSAADAAIQNALANDADVRRWMVQNGDRKAEITETRQVIATESEARATAVDKLNSKTDQTEADLTTLRETVATDIEAISTQVTGLTSTVGENTAAIQLRGQTIFDQNGVGSAVYSIGTGITYKGKYYAAGLSVGAEVNAAGTVSTRILASADQFAVLNPATNGYTLPFFVQDSQTFIVSAMIQDASITNAKIGSYIQSSNYVAGKTGWRIDKNGSAEFSGVTVRGTIYASGGEFTGTINGNDGYFKGTIYAEKIVGDVTAAGVIPSKSITGNNRDFEISSQIIYTGGMNYPMYISVPSGQVTTYLTAGSGDITLRCRILINGVTKYDVYKIMRSRDSWSFAAGAVINAGAVNSVIKIIVNGKASAGSKVTLTETAVFAFKANATQFHS, from the coding sequence ATGCAATTAATCCAAGGTAACAAAGGCGGAGGCGGTAGTGGTCGCCAGCCTTCAGAATCACCGGACAGCCTACAGTCAGTTGCCCGCGCAAAGATTCTTTTAGCGCTTGCGGAAGGCGAACTGGGCGGTACGTTGGATGGTAAGCATATCTATCTGGATGGAACGCCAATTATAAACGCTGACGGAAGCAATAATTTTCCGGGCGTTACATGGGAATATCGGCCAGGTACGCAGGCGCAGACCTATATCAAAGGGATCCCAAGCGTAGAAAATGAAATCACGATTAACACCGAATTAAAACAGTCTCAGCCGTGGATCCGCGCTATCAATAATACGCAGTTATCAGCCGTGCGCATTCGCCTTGGTTTTCCCGCGCTACAACAGCAAAAAGATAACGGTGATTTGATAGGTTATCGCGTGGAATATGAAATCGATTTGGCGACAGATGGCGGAGCCTATGAAACCGTTTTGAAAACTGCGGTAGATGGCAAAACGACGACGCTTTACGAGCGCAGCCATCGTATTAATCTACCTGCGGCTAATACCGGATGGCAAGTGCGCATTCGTCGCCTTACAGCTGATTCTACGAGTGCAAAAATCGCCAGCAAATCCACGATTGAAGCTATCGCAGAAGTGATCGACGCTAAATTACGTTATCCGAATACAGCCTTGTTATTCGTGGAATTTGATTCCAAGCTTTTTGCCAATATCCCTAAAATTAGTTGCCGGCCAGATGGGCGCCTGATCCGTGTTCCGACTAACTACGATCCAAAGATGCGCACTTATTCCGGCAGTTGGGACGGAACCTTTAAATTTGCCGTAAGCAATAACCCTGCGTGGGTTCTCTTTGATTTGATCATTGAAAAGCGTTTCGGCCTTGGCCGTCGTTTGACTATCGAGCAAGTTGATAAGTGGGAACTCTACCGCATCGCGCAATATTGCGATCAGATGGTACCGGATGGCCGAGGCGGCGATGGTGTGGAGCCGCGTCATATGTGCGATGTTTATATTCAATCGCAAGCTGACGCATTTACCGTGTTGCGCGACGTGGCCGGCATTTTCCGTGGCATGACTTCATGGATGAATAATCAGCTTTCAGTTATTGCCGATATGCCGCGCGATGTATTCCGCAACTTTACCCATGCAAATATTGTGGGAAAAATTAATTATGTAGGCGGTAGCCAACGCAATCGCGTTACCCAGGCGCTTATTAGCTGGTCAAATCCGGTAACGAATTATCAAGATGAAATCGAAGCTGTTTCAGATATGGCATTAATGCGGCGCTATAGCGTTAATCAGATTGAACTATCGGCCATTGGTTGTACGCGTCAAAGCGAAGCAAGGCGCAGTGGATTATGGGCCATTCTAACCAATAGCAAGGACGGTGCCGCCAGCTTCACCACGGGCTTAGAAGGCCAACTGCCGATGCCTGGCTATATTATTGGACTGCCGGATCAGCGCCGCTCGGGGCGCGTCTATAGCGGGCGTATTTCTTCGGTAAATGGCCGAAATATAAAGCTAGACCGCAAACCGGATGCCAAAGCCGGTGACCGCCTGCAAATCAACTTGCCTTCAGGCTCATTGCAGGCGCGCACGATAACCGCAATAAATGACGCCGTTGTAACAGTCTCAATCGCTTACACTGAAACGCCAGAGCCAGAAGCTATATGGGGTATAGAAGCTGATGATCTAGCTATTCAGCTTTATCGAGTTATCAGCATTGAAGATAACAACGACAATACTTTCAATATCTCATGCATTGAGCATGATCCAGACAAATATGCGCGCATCGATACTGGCGCAAAAATAGACGAGCGGCCGATCACGGTTATCCCGCCTGGTGTTCAGGCACCGCCGGCTAACATTCAAATCACTAGCCATTCAGTTATTAATCAAGGTATTGCAATAACCACGCTGCATGCTAGCTGGGATGCCACGGCTAACGCCGTTGCTTATGAAGCGGAATGGCGCAAGGACAATGGCAACTGGATCAGCATGCCGCGTTCTTCAGTTACTAGTTTTGATGTTGCGGGCATTTACGCTGGGCGGTACCTGGTGCGTGTTCGGGCGATCAATGCCAGTGATATATCATCCGCATGGGCCACATCACTCGAGACGCAGCTTAATGGGAAAGAAGGAAAACCACCGTTGCCTGTCGGGTTCAAAGCTGATCCGCTAGTTTTTGGCATACAGCTTTCTTGGAATTTTCCCGATGGGGCGGAAGATACGCTTAAAACTGAGATTCAGTACAACGATAAAAACACTGAAGACGGAGCCATGCTTCTATCTGATATTCCGTATCCTCAGCGCAGCTTTCAGCAGATGGGCCTGAAAGCAGGACAGTCTTTCTTCTATCGCGCTCGATTGGTAGATAAGACGGGGAATCAGGGTGACTGGATTGAGTGGGTTTTAGGGGAGTCCAGCACGGATGTTGATTGGATTGCTGATGAAGTTAAAAAAGGCATTGAGGAGTCAGATGCATTCAAAGAGATCGACAAAAACCTAGTCGATTCGAATGCTCAGCTTCAATCTGCAGCCGATGCTGCAATACAGAATGCGCTGGCAAATGATGCCGATGTGCGCCGCTGGATGGTACAGAACGGCGACCGTAAAGCGGAAATAACGGAAACCCGTCAGGTCATTGCTACGGAGTCGGAAGCGCGAGCGACGGCGGTTGATAAGCTAAACAGTAAAACGGACCAGACGGAGGCTGATTTAACCACGTTACGAGAAACGGTAGCGACAGATATTGAAGCTATATCAACCCAAGTTACCGGCTTAACTTCTACCGTTGGAGAAAATACGGCAGCAATCCAGCTGCGCGGCCAGACTATTTTTGATCAGAATGGTGTGGGGAGCGCTGTATATAGTATTGGTACCGGGATCACGTACAAAGGTAAATATTATGCAGCTGGGCTTTCAGTCGGGGCCGAAGTAAACGCGGCAGGGACGGTGAGCACACGTATTTTAGCTAGCGCAGATCAGTTCGCTGTGTTAAATCCGGCTACTAACGGGTATACGTTGCCGTTCTTCGTTCAAGATTCGCAAACTTTTATTGTTTCCGCAATGATTCAGGATGCATCTATTACTAACGCAAAAATAGGAAGTTATATTCAGTCGAGTAATTATGTTGCTGGTAAGACTGGCTGGCGTATTGATAAAAACGGTAGCGCTGAATTCAGCGGTGTAACCGTTAGAGGAACGATCTATGCATCAGGTGGGGAATTCACCGGAACTATTAATGGTAATGATGGGTATTTTAAAGGCACGATTTATGCTGAAAAAATAGTCGGTGATGTTACGGCGGCTGGAGTTATTCCGTCTAAATCCATAACAGGGAATAATCGAGATTTTGAGATTAGCTCTCAGATTATTTATACAGGTGGAATGAATTACCCTATGTATATTTCAGTGCCATCAGGGCAGGTTACTACATATTTAACTGCCGGTTCTGGAGATATTACTTTAAGATGCAGAATATTAATAAACGGTGTAACAAAATACGACGTATATAAAATTATGAGAAGCAGGGATTCATGGTCTTTTGCAGCTGGTGCTGTAATTAATGCTGGCGCTGTAAATTCTGTTATTAAGATAATAGTGAACGGGAAAGCATCAGCGGGTTCAAAAGTTACATTAACAGAAACGGCCGTATTTGCATTTAAAGCCAATGCAACGCAATTCCATTCTTAA
- a CDS encoding tail assembly protein, producing the protein MSELDEELKTIRLYGVLGSTFGRVHRLAVKTPKEAVKALSVIIPGFESFMNSSAQRGLEYAIFKGKKNIGEGELSDNSGSLEIRIAPIITGSKRGGVFQTILGVALIAGAIALGPVGFGVIGATAAWNTALIGASMAIGGVMQMIAPQPTGLSMRESPDNKPSYAFGGPVNTTTQGNPVGVLYTQDNNREIGGAIASAGIYAEDQQ; encoded by the coding sequence ATGAGCGAATTAGATGAAGAATTAAAAACCATTCGGCTCTACGGTGTTTTGGGTAGCACGTTTGGTCGAGTGCATCGGCTTGCGGTCAAAACACCGAAAGAAGCGGTAAAAGCGCTATCAGTCATTATCCCAGGCTTTGAGTCCTTCATGAATTCCTCCGCCCAACGTGGCTTGGAATACGCCATCTTTAAAGGAAAGAAGAATATAGGTGAAGGTGAGCTGTCCGATAATTCAGGAAGCCTAGAAATACGCATAGCTCCAATAATCACAGGGAGTAAGCGCGGAGGTGTATTTCAGACTATTCTTGGTGTGGCTTTAATTGCTGGTGCTATTGCATTAGGGCCCGTGGGCTTTGGTGTGATAGGTGCCACTGCGGCATGGAATACGGCACTAATTGGTGCGTCTATGGCTATCGGCGGTGTTATGCAGATGATAGCACCACAACCAACAGGCCTTTCAATGCGTGAGAGTCCAGATAATAAACCGTCTTACGCCTTCGGCGGGCCAGTGAATACCACGACGCAAGGCAATCCCGTTGGCGTCCTTTATACGCAAGACAATAACCGCGAAATAGGCGGTGCCATCGCTTCGGCAGGCATTTACGCTGAAGATCAGCAATAG
- a CDS encoding C40 family peptidase, translating to MQDKTLAAIMAHAKQAYPLECCGVVAQKSRVERYFPCRNILPSNEKKKEGPEYGFILAPEDYATAEDWGTVTAIVHSHPDATTQASERDKNLCDETKLPWVIASWPEGDIRTIYPRGDRPLVGRQFDLGHADCWSLIRDYFRMNHDIELPNYSVEHHWWEDGHDENFYHDCWFECGFREFEGPTREGDMAMMQVQADKWNHAGILVEDGMLLHHMYGQLSQRVPYGGYWVERTMKIVRYKDLM from the coding sequence ATGCAAGATAAAACGTTAGCGGCCATCATGGCCCACGCCAAACAGGCTTACCCGCTGGAGTGCTGCGGCGTAGTTGCCCAAAAATCCCGCGTAGAGCGTTATTTTCCTTGCCGCAATATCCTTCCATCGAATGAGAAAAAAAAAGAAGGCCCCGAATACGGATTCATTCTGGCGCCGGAGGACTACGCCACGGCCGAAGATTGGGGAACAGTTACCGCTATTGTGCATAGCCATCCTGACGCCACCACGCAAGCATCGGAACGCGACAAAAATCTATGTGATGAAACCAAGTTGCCATGGGTTATAGCGTCATGGCCGGAAGGCGATATAAGAACGATTTACCCGCGCGGAGATCGGCCGCTCGTTGGCCGGCAATTCGATTTGGGCCATGCTGATTGCTGGTCTTTAATTCGCGATTACTTCCGCATGAATCATGATATTGAATTGCCTAATTACAGCGTAGAGCATCATTGGTGGGAAGACGGACACGATGAAAACTTTTATCACGATTGCTGGTTTGAATGCGGCTTTCGTGAATTTGAAGGGCCGACGCGTGAAGGCGATATGGCCATGATGCAGGTACAGGCCGATAAATGGAACCATGCCGGCATTCTGGTTGAGGATGGAATGTTATTACACCATATGTATGGGCAGCTTAGCCAAAGAGTTCCGTACGGCGGCTATTGGGTCGAACGCACGATGAAAATCGTTAGATATAAGGATTTGATGTGA
- a CDS encoding phage minor tail protein L: MAITSDVQKLEPGNRIRLIEVDGEAFNAGILRFHNDTISHSPEEIAAAGGDESKLKAKSIWWQGKEYGAWPCELSGLSYSTDGTAAEPKLTVANLDGTIGAMCIAYQDMVQAKVTVHETFKHYLDARNFPEGNPEADPEQEFTQVFFIDSRSGENDEQVEFTLSSPIDLQGLRIPTRQIHSLCQWAMNNEYRTGIGCSYAGQNGMFTMDDKPTDDPSQDACSGCLSSCKLRFGEMAELDFGGFPGSSLIRR, from the coding sequence ATGGCAATTACTAGCGACGTTCAAAAGCTTGAACCCGGTAACCGCATTCGACTTATTGAAGTTGATGGTGAAGCATTCAACGCAGGGATCCTGCGCTTTCATAATGACACTATTTCCCATTCACCGGAGGAAATCGCGGCAGCCGGCGGGGACGAGTCGAAATTAAAAGCGAAGTCGATATGGTGGCAGGGTAAAGAATATGGCGCGTGGCCGTGTGAGCTTTCCGGCCTTTCATATTCGACAGATGGAACAGCGGCAGAGCCTAAATTAACAGTAGCAAACTTAGACGGCACGATCGGCGCTATGTGCATTGCTTATCAAGATATGGTTCAAGCGAAAGTGACCGTTCACGAAACATTCAAACATTATTTAGATGCGCGCAATTTTCCAGAAGGTAATCCCGAAGCCGATCCAGAACAAGAATTTACGCAGGTTTTCTTCATCGATAGCCGAAGCGGTGAAAACGACGAACAAGTCGAATTTACGTTAAGTAGCCCGATCGACTTACAAGGCCTGCGCATTCCTACCCGACAAATTCACTCGCTTTGCCAATGGGCCATGAATAACGAATACCGCACCGGTATTGGCTGCTCATATGCGGGACAAAACGGCATGTTTACCATGGACGATAAACCAACGGACGATCCCAGCCAAGATGCATGCTCAGGTTGTTTATCATCTTGTAAATTACGTTTTGGAGAAATGGCCGAATTAGATTTCGGTGGTTTTCCTGGTAGCTCTTTGATTCGGAGATAG
- a CDS encoding phage tail protein has translation MALETFTWRTQGQPEGSFSQRVRTVKFGDGYEQVAADGINPEQQSWPLSFSGLESEMLPILSFVRRHVIKSFIWTSPYGRQGLYRIASDSIRATPVGGKTMMVSATFEQAYAP, from the coding sequence ATGGCCTTAGAAACATTCACATGGCGAACGCAGGGACAGCCGGAAGGCTCTTTTAGTCAGCGCGTTAGAACGGTCAAGTTTGGCGATGGTTACGAGCAAGTAGCCGCCGATGGTATTAACCCAGAGCAACAAAGCTGGCCTTTAAGCTTCAGTGGCTTAGAAAGTGAAATGCTCCCGATCCTTTCCTTCGTTCGGCGCCATGTGATTAAGTCCTTCATCTGGACATCGCCATACGGCAGACAGGGGTTATATCGCATTGCTAGTGACTCTATCAGGGCAACGCCAGTGGGCGGCAAAACAATGATGGTATCGGCCACGTTTGAGCAAGCATACGCACCGTAA
- a CDS encoding type II toxin-antitoxin system HicA family toxin: MFFVKKLTPLKYDEVIYGLRLLGFEMKPKKGTSHEQWVAVKERKKYVVTVDKHHSPFSRDLIKSMANQSGVNARKFHALCRGDATLSELGLEASE, from the coding sequence ATGTTTTTTGTAAAGAAACTCACGCCACTAAAATATGATGAAGTAATTTATGGATTAAGGTTGCTTGGCTTTGAGATGAAACCCAAAAAGGGAACATCTCATGAGCAATGGGTTGCGGTAAAAGAAAGAAAAAAATATGTAGTCACAGTCGACAAGCACCACTCACCCTTCTCAAGGGATCTGATAAAGTCGATGGCAAATCAATCTGGTGTTAACGCTAGAAAATTCCACGCCCTATGCCGAGGTGATGCAACACTTAGCGAGCTAGGCTTAGAAGCAAGCGAATAG
- a CDS encoding DUF1902 domain-containing protein, translating into MKYLRCMAYRQDGVYVAVCLDLSLAAQADTIQEAMSKLESQITDFVEEAISEPEFTIDLLNKRKAPVSLWVKYFSVWFRMFFSQKNGKLFNEPCNIPS; encoded by the coding sequence ATGAAGTACTTACGTTGCATGGCGTACCGTCAGGATGGCGTCTATGTTGCCGTTTGCTTAGATCTCTCCCTTGCCGCTCAAGCGGATACAATTCAAGAGGCGATGAGCAAGCTCGAGTCGCAAATCACTGACTTTGTAGAAGAGGCTATTTCAGAGCCCGAATTCACTATCGACCTACTGAACAAGAGAAAAGCACCAGTTTCACTATGGGTGAAATACTTTTCTGTATGGTTCCGAATGTTCTTTTCTCAAAAGAATGGGAAATTGTTCAATGAACCATGCAACATTCCATCTTAG